The Medicago truncatula cultivar Jemalong A17 chromosome 4, MtrunA17r5.0-ANR, whole genome shotgun sequence genome includes a region encoding these proteins:
- the LOC25492328 gene encoding F-box protein At4g22280: MTCSDEQHDRLSNLSDDLICHILSFLSTKECYRTCVLSTRWESICTKIPNLHFQLPENSDPVLSKEIKFVNVALLRRTENIRKLSLNSENGCQPHDVRMWVSKALDLKVQELELDLFLHEKILLPLRLSTCESLVVLKLQGRIQPKLNSSFHVYLPSLKILHLRETVAYSIFDDRTEYALNNFLSGCPHLEELNLAGTFALPINTSFYLLKRLFLCLYIPTSVVKCFPLQINAPSLEVLYLVDFSLAPRKYDFTNLSNLDEAAIFICNPADFNNLYTVLKGLSKVESLALGSNTFHFLGMEAKLDNLHLLTFHNLLFLSVEIYENCSWNMLVSFLHNAPKLKHLAVGRKIEINSRRKEVGNSSWVEPLISPACLTNSLISFEFVGIQNIKTELDFTRYIVSHSSKLEKVKIFTPTSKKRRVEKSLRKGSKKSSVLVWDINSVEDQLDAFKDIKDLFSELFLHNK, from the exons ATGACGTGCTCTGATGAACAACATGATCGATTAAGCAATCTCTCAGACGATTTGATTTGTCATATTTTGTCTTTCCTATCAACCAAAGAGTGTTATAGAACATGTGTTCTATCCACAAGATGGGAGTCGATCTGCACCAAGATTCCTAACCTTCACTTTCAATTACCAGAGAATTCAGATCCTGTGTTATCCAAAGAAATCAAATTTGTAAATGTTGCTCTCCTAAGACGCACCGAAAATATAAGAAAACTAAGTCTTAATAGTGAGAATGGCTGTCAGCCACATGATGTACGCATGTGGGTTTCAAAGGCATTAGATCTCAAGGTCCAGGAACTTGAGTTGGATCTGTTTCTCCATGAAAAAATCTTATTGCCGCTTAGGCTTTCCACATGTGAGTCACTCGTGGTCTTAAAATTGCAGGGCAGAATTCAACCAAAACTCAATTCTTCTTTTCATGTATATTTACCGTCACTAAAGATTCTTCATCTCCGTGAAACTGTGGCGTATTCTATCTTTGATGATCGTACAGAGTATGCTCTCAATAATTTTCTATCTGGTTGTCCACATTTGGAGGAACTTAATTTAGCTGGGACCTTTGCATTACCGATCAACACCTCTTTTTACTTATTGAAGAGATTATTCCTTTGTTTATATATACCTACTTCTGTTGTTAAGTGTTTTCCACTACAAATTAATGCCCCGTCACTTGAAGTTCTTTATCTTGTTGATTTTTCATTGGCTCCTAGAAAATATGACTTTACAAATTTGTCCAATCTTGATGAAGCTGCTATTTTCATTTGTAATCCTGCGGATTTTAACAATTTGTATACAGTACTGAAGGGACTTTCTAAAGTCGAATCATTGGCTCTCGGTTCTAACACTTTTCAT TTTCTCGGCATGGAGGCCAAACTTGACAACTTACATCTTCTCACTTTtcacaatttattatttttatcggTTGAAATATATGAGAATTGCAGTTGGAATATGCTCGTCAGCTTTCTACACAATGCACCAAAACTTAAGCATCTTGCAGTTGGG agaaaaattgaaatcaattccCGAAGAAAGGAGGTTGGAAACTCGAGTTGGGTGGAGCCATTGATATCTCCGGCATGTCTTACTAACAGTCtcatttcatttgaatttgttggaattcaaaacataaaaactgAGTTGGACTTTACACGATATATTGTAAGTCACTCAAGTAAGCTAGAGAAGGTAAAGATTTTCACACCCACTTCAAAGAAAAGAAGAGTAGAAAAAAGTTTACGCAAGGGGTCAAAGAAATCCTCCGTACTAGTATGG GATATTAATTCAGTTGAAGATCAGTTGGATGCCTTCAAGGATATTAAAGATCTCTTTTCTGAGCTGTTCTTgcacaataaataa
- the LOC25492329 gene encoding F-box/LRR-repeat protein At4g14103, translated as MACSDEEHDRLSNLPDDLICHILSFLSTKESYRTCVLSTRWESICTKIPSLRFELPEISDPFLSKYIKSVYQEYIRKQNLDSEKGCEPHDVHMWVSKAFVNFALLRRTENIRKLRLYSEKGCQPNDVHMWVSKALDLKVQELDLDLFLHEKTLLPLRLSTCESLVVLKLRGRIQPTLNSSLHVYLPSLKILHLRSTVIYSFFDDHREYDLNNFLSGCPHLEELYLNETFRIAINTSFHFLKRLYLSLFVPISVSKICPVQINAPSLEVLSIIDFSLTPRKYEFANLSNIHQATLSICQSPDFNSLYTLLKGLSNVKSLALGSNTFHFLSMEDKLDNLHLLTFHSLLFLSVEISERCSWNMLVSFLQNAPKLTYLAIKRKIEINSRRKEVGNSSWVEPSVTPTCLTTSLITFEFKGIQDIKTELDFTRYIVSHSNKLEKVKIFTPSLKKRRVEKSLRKGSKKSSVLVWDINSI; from the exons ATGGCGTGCTCTGATGAAGAACACGATCGATTAAGCAATCTCCCAGACGATTTGATTTGTCATATTTTGTCTTTCCTATCAACAAAAGAGTCTTACAGAACATGTGTTCTATCCACAAGATGGGAGTCGATCTGCACCAAGATTCCCAGCCTTCGCTTTGAATTACCAGAGATTTCAGACCCTTTTCTGTCCAAATATATCAAGTCTGTTTACCAAGAAtatataagaaaacaaaatcttgATAGTGAGAAAGGTTGCGAACCACATGATGTTCACATGTGGGTTTCAAAGGCATTTGTAAATTTTGCTCTGCTAAGACGCACCGAAAATATAAGAAAACTAAGGCTTTATAGTGAGAAAGGCTGCCAGCCAAATGATGTACACATGTGGGTCTCAAAGGCTTTAGATCTCAAGGTCCAGGAACTTGACTTGGATTTGTTTCTCCATGAAAAAACCTTGTTGCCGCTTAGGCTTTCCACTTGTGAGTCACTTGTGGTCTTAAAATTGCGGGGCAGAATTCAACCAACACTCAATTCTTCTCTTCATGTATATTTACCGTCACTAAAGATTCTTCATCTCCGATCAACTGTGATATATTCTTTCTTTGATGATCATAGAGAGTATGATCTCAATAATTTTCTATCTGGTTGTCCACATCTGGAGGAACTTTATTTAAATGAGACCTTTCGAATAGCCATCAATACCTCTTTTCACTTCTTGAAGAGATTATACCTTTCTTTATTTGTTCCTATTTCTGTTTCTAAAATTTGTCCAGTACAAATTAATGCCCCGTCACTTGAAGTTCTTTCTATTATTGATTTTTCATTGACTCCTAGAAAATATGAGTTTGCAAACTTGTCCAATATTCATCAAGCTACTCTTTCCATTTGTCAGAGTCCGGATTTTAACAGTTTGTATACACTCTTGAAAGGACTTTCTAATGTCAAATCATTGGCTCTCGGTTCTAACACATTTCAT TTTCTCAGCATGGAGGACAAACTTGACAACTTACATCTTCTCACTTTTCacagtttattatttttatcggTTGAAATATCTGAGAGATGCAGTTGGAATATGCTCGTCAGCTTTCTGCAGAATGCTCCAAAACTTACGTATCTTGCAATTAAG agaaaaattgaaatcaattccCGAAGAAAGGAGGTTGGAAACTCGAGTTGGGTGGAGCCATCAGTGACTCCGACATGTCTTACAACCAGTCTCATTACATTTGAATTTAAAGGAATTCAAGACATAAAAACTGAGTTGGACTTTACGCGATATATTGTAAGTCACTCAAATAAGTTAGAGAAGGTAAAGATTTTCACACCCAGTTTAAAGAAAAGAAGAGTAGAAAAAAGCTTACGCAAGGGGTCAAAGAAATCCTCCGTACTAGTATGG GATATTAATTCAATTTGA
- the LOC25492331 gene encoding putative F-box/LRR-repeat protein At3g59160 — MACSDEKHDRLSNLSDDLICHILSFLSTKESYRTCVLSKRWESICTKIPNLHFQLPEISGPVISKEEILSFQLAFVRRDKNRRKLTFDSEKGYQPYQPHDVHMWVSKAFVNFALLRRTENIRKLRLHSDKGCQPYDVDMWVSKALDLKVQELDLDLFLHEKILLPLRLSTCESLVVLKLRGRIQPTLNSSFHVHLPSLKILHLHETVMYSIFEDSIEYDLNNFLSGCPRLEELLLNETFRIPINISFHLLKRLFLYLYMPTSVIKCCPLQINAPSLEVLSITDFSMKPRKYEFASLSNLDRARLSICKLPDFNNLYTLLKGLSNVKSLALGSNTFHFLSIEDKLDNLHLLTFHSLLYLSVEISESCSWNMLVSFLQNAPKLKDLAVKRKIQTNFRRKEVGNSSWVEPSVTPACLITSLITFEFKGIQDIKTELDFTR; from the exons ATGGCGTGCTCTGATGAAAAACATGATCGATTAAGCAATCTCTCAGACGATTTGATTTGTCATATTTTGTCTTTCCTATCAACAAAAGAGTCTTATAGAACATGTGTTCTATCCAAAAGATGGGAGTCGATCTGCACCAAGATTCCCAACCTTCACTTTCAATTACCAGAGATTTCAGGTCCTGTGATATCAAAAGAAGAAATCCTATCTTTCCAGCTTGCTTTCGTAAGACGCgacaaaaatagaagaaaactaACGTTTGATAGTGAGAAAGGCTACCAGCCATACCAGCCACATGATGTACACATGTGGGTTTCAAAGGCATTTGTAAATTTTGCTCTCCTAAGACGCACCGAAAATATAAGAAAACTAAGGCTTCATAGTGACAAAGGCTGCCAGCCATATGATGTAGACATGTGGGTTTCAAAGGCATTAGATCTCAAGGTCCAGGAACTTGACCTGGATTTGTTTCTGCATGAAAAAATCTTATTGCCGCTCCGGCTTTCTACGTGTGAGTCACTCGTAGTCTTAAAATTGCGGGGCAGAATTCAACCAACACTCAATTCCTCTTTTCATGTACATTTACCGTCACTAAAGATTCTTCATCTCCATGAAACTGTGATGTATTCTATCTTTGAGGATAGTATAGAGTATGATCTCAATAATTTTCTATCTGGTTGTCCTCGTCTGGAGGAACTTCTTTTAAATGAGACCTTTCGAATACCCATCAACATCTCTTTTCACTTATTGAAGAGATTATTCCTTTATTTATATATGCCTACTTCTGTTATTAAGTGTTGTCCACTTCAAATTAATGCCCCGTCACTCGAAGTTCTTTCTATTACTGATTTTTCAATGAAACCTAGAAAGTATGAGTTTGCAAGCTTGTCCAATCTTGATCGAGCTAGGCTTTCCATTTGTAAGCTTCCGGATTTTAACAATTTGTATACACTCTTGAAAGGACTTTCTAATGTCAAATCATTGGCTCTCGGTTCTAACACTTTTCAT TTTCTCAGCATCGAGGACAAACTTGACAACTTACATCTTCTCACTTTTCACAGTTTGTTATATTTATCAGTTGAAATATCTGAGAGTTGCAGTTGGAATATGCTCGTCAGCTTTCTGCAGAATGCTCCAAAACTTAAGGATCTTGCAGTTAAG AGAAAAATTCAAACCAATTTCCGAAGAAAGGAGGTTGGAAACTCGAGTTGGGTGGAGCCATCGGTGACTCCGGCATGTCTTATAACCAGTCTCATTACATTTGAATTTAAAGGAATTCAAGACATAAAAACTGAGTTGGACTTTACGCGATAA